In the genome of Hyphomonas sp. Mor2, one region contains:
- a CDS encoding efflux RND transporter periplasmic adaptor subunit, with product MVRALVSLAVASFVLAMPAVAQRGGPASVFAEPVTERAFSRDIEALGTLEPNEQVDLSLNASDRITALYFDDGERVREGKTLLSLAQREQLALVESAEADVEEAARQLERVARLAVAEAVSQSELDSAQRDLDSAEANLRALQSRQKDRVLVAPFDGVLGFRRVSVGSFVRPGDVVATLIDDSEMNLDFDVPSIFTRSIQPGTAIVAETDDLLGAQFSGEIETLDNRIDPITRSIRARASLPNPERLLRSGMFMRVTVTADPRTSLAIPESAVQPVGPRTFVWRVLLENNAWKARRTEVQLGQRADGYIEVVSGLALGDLVITEGIIRIREGSEVKMQDRRMLDPGGPLTGGGPSSGASSGSTAN from the coding sequence ATGGTACGCGCTCTTGTGAGTTTGGCAGTCGCGAGCTTTGTTCTCGCCATGCCTGCTGTGGCGCAACGCGGTGGCCCGGCCAGTGTGTTTGCTGAACCCGTCACCGAACGCGCGTTTTCGCGAGACATCGAAGCGCTCGGGACTTTGGAGCCGAATGAACAGGTCGACCTGTCCTTGAATGCGTCGGACCGGATCACCGCGCTGTATTTCGATGATGGCGAACGCGTGCGGGAAGGCAAGACGCTCCTGTCGCTGGCCCAGCGTGAGCAGTTGGCCCTGGTGGAATCGGCCGAGGCGGATGTCGAGGAAGCCGCAAGACAGCTGGAGCGTGTGGCGCGGCTGGCGGTCGCTGAGGCTGTGTCGCAATCCGAACTGGATAGCGCGCAACGTGATCTTGATAGCGCTGAGGCGAATCTACGCGCCCTGCAATCACGGCAAAAAGACCGGGTGCTGGTGGCCCCGTTCGACGGTGTGCTCGGATTTCGGCGGGTCAGCGTCGGCTCCTTTGTGCGCCCGGGGGACGTGGTTGCAACCCTGATCGACGATAGCGAGATGAACCTGGATTTCGACGTACCGTCCATCTTCACACGTTCGATCCAGCCTGGAACGGCGATTGTCGCGGAAACCGATGATCTGCTAGGCGCGCAATTCAGCGGCGAGATCGAAACGCTCGACAATCGCATTGACCCGATCACGCGGTCCATTCGGGCGCGCGCGAGTCTTCCCAATCCCGAGCGTCTCTTGCGGTCTGGCATGTTCATGCGTGTCACGGTCACGGCCGATCCGCGCACCAGTCTCGCCATTCCCGAATCTGCAGTGCAGCCCGTGGGACCGCGAACCTTTGTCTGGCGCGTCCTGCTGGAGAATAATGCCTGGAAGGCCCGGCGGACCGAAGTTCAGCTCGGACAGCGCGCCGACGGTTACATTGAAGTCGTGTCCGGGCTCGCGCTTGGCGATCTCGTTATCACTGAGGGGATCATTCGGATTCGGGAAGGCTCCGAAGTCAAAATGCAGGATCGCCGCATGCTCGATCCTGGCGGCCCACTGACCGGTGGAGGCCCGAGTTCGGGGGCGTCTTCGGGCAGCACGGC
- a CDS encoding TolC family protein, which produces MNTTGQIFGMLLLALSTFACATAPPAPERPDAPDLTDSFSISDPEALASVAISADWWQRFEDSQLVLLVETALSENKDLALAAANIETARSIQDRQRLNQSFSTSSSASADLGRAARDGADTELTGSGQLGASWELDAFDRISAAIESAAFQVEQLEEIQRDVAVTVAAETALAYVDYRGNQVRLDVARANAELQGESVDLLKVLFDNGRATRLDLERAEAQYRTTLASLPLLELNILSARIRMAVLTGRTDMNMSDLIGPDSSEPARIPSPPTSLGIGTPQDLVRRRPDIRAAEAEISRRLALGQVERARLFPTITFNANLLSLFTEDNAGSDSFGFGVGPAIRWDGPDLRRVGADIDIADAETRAAYAAYERAVVDALGEVELALAAYTQERARRDNLEAAAESASRALELARLRFDEGLDDFLDVIDAQRTLLDAQDRLESNRLSTTRQAIATYRVLGGIWQTDEIVRAVSESE; this is translated from the coding sequence ATGAACACCACTGGCCAAATATTCGGCATGCTGTTGCTCGCGCTGTCCACGTTTGCCTGCGCGACGGCGCCACCGGCTCCGGAACGACCGGATGCACCGGATCTCACGGATTCGTTCTCGATTTCCGACCCCGAGGCCCTGGCATCGGTCGCGATATCCGCTGACTGGTGGCAACGGTTCGAGGATTCACAATTGGTTCTGCTGGTCGAGACGGCACTTTCCGAGAACAAGGATCTGGCGCTGGCAGCGGCGAATATCGAAACGGCAAGATCGATTCAGGATCGTCAGCGCCTCAATCAATCCTTCTCGACCAGCTCGTCGGCCAGTGCTGACCTTGGTCGGGCTGCGCGAGATGGCGCGGACACAGAACTGACCGGATCAGGACAGTTAGGCGCGAGTTGGGAACTGGACGCGTTCGACCGAATCTCAGCGGCGATCGAAAGCGCGGCGTTTCAGGTTGAGCAATTGGAAGAGATCCAACGAGACGTGGCGGTGACCGTGGCGGCGGAAACGGCGCTCGCCTATGTCGACTATCGCGGCAATCAGGTCCGCCTGGACGTCGCGCGCGCGAATGCTGAATTGCAGGGCGAGAGCGTCGATTTGCTCAAAGTCCTCTTCGACAATGGACGCGCGACCCGGCTCGATCTGGAACGCGCGGAAGCGCAGTATCGAACGACCCTGGCATCCTTGCCTTTGCTCGAGTTGAATATTCTCTCTGCGCGCATCCGCATGGCGGTCCTGACGGGGCGCACGGACATGAATATGAGCGACCTGATCGGGCCTGACTCAAGTGAGCCCGCACGTATTCCCAGCCCGCCGACATCGCTCGGCATCGGCACTCCGCAGGATTTGGTGCGCCGCCGGCCGGACATTCGGGCTGCGGAAGCGGAAATTTCCCGGCGTCTGGCCCTGGGGCAGGTGGAGCGCGCGCGCCTATTCCCGACCATCACATTCAACGCCAACCTGCTCTCGCTGTTCACGGAAGATAATGCCGGTTCCGACAGTTTTGGCTTCGGCGTCGGCCCTGCCATTCGTTGGGACGGCCCGGACCTCAGGCGTGTCGGGGCGGATATTGATATTGCCGATGCCGAAACCCGCGCAGCCTATGCTGCTTATGAACGCGCAGTCGTAGATGCCTTGGGAGAGGTCGAACTCGCGCTGGCGGCCTACACGCAGGAACGCGCCCGACGCGACAATCTCGAAGCCGCGGCTGAATCTGCGTCACGCGCGCTGGAGCTTGCACGTTTGCGATTTGACGAAGGGCTGGATGATTTCCTAGATGTAATTGATGCCCAGCGCACGCTTCTGGATGCGCAAGACCGGCTGGAGAGCAATCGCTTGTCGACAACCAGACAGGCAATTGCCACGTATAGAGTACTAGGCGGCATATGGCAGACCGATGAGATTGTGCGAGCGGTCTCGGAAAGTGAGTAG